CATGCAGCTGTTCTGCAAACAACCAACTCACTGCATCTATTTTTTCTTTTGTATGAGCTTTATTAAGAGCTTTTAGAAAATTTTGTGTTTCCCATAAACAAAACTGCAAGCGCTTTTCACGATCTTTATCACCACGAAGCTGAGACAAGCCTATCTGCACAGAGTAAACTCCGTATGATGCGACGTCCGCAATAACTAAGGACGTTGCTTTTGTTACAACTTTTATCTGCTCTTCGTCAAAAGCTTGCATTGAGCAAAAACTGGTGATTAAAGCAAGTATAAACAATAATTTACTTTTCATTTTTACATCCTAGTAACAAAATAAAACCTCATTACAAAGTGAAATCTCTCATAATTTTTAGTTTAAATCTAAAGATTGCTGCATCGCTTTACTCAAATTTTCATAGTGCAATGCTACCTTTGCACGCTTCAAATTTTCTTTTGCGGCGAGCACAGCTCGCTCGGCATTTTTTGCTGCTCTAAACGCTGTAAATTGTTTGTTAACATCACCTATTTTATCTGAAGAAATTATGCGGTTAAGCTCAGGATAATACTGATACGTACAATTTTTAGCGCAAGACTTGTAGTCTACAACTAATTTAGAACCAAATTCTTTTAGATCAGCTTTATCTTCTTGTGTGCAATCACAACAAAAACCAGAAATTAACCTTGGCTCTTGAAATATAATATTGATTATTTTGTCAGAAGCCACTTGTGTAAAATTTTCAGCAGCTTTTAAATTTTCATATCCAAAGCTTGCTAACATCAATAAAATTATATTTGATCTGTTCATTTTTTATTTTTTTTATAGGTGAAAATATTTTTACTATTTATTTAACTATATCAGATAGAAAAGTTATGTAAAAAGCATGACATATAACTGTAAAGAATCTATTTCATTGACTTGGTATGTTTTCAGGCTCATAAATTTAACTATCCTTAGGCGATAATTATTAATGTAAATCTACTGCTTTTTGCATCGCCTGAAATACCATCGCGTAATGCTCCGGTGATTTTTCTTTTTTTCTTTTTAATACTTTTAAATTTTTACTTGTTGCACATTGATTATCTTTTAGTTGCTGATCATTAAGCTGTCTTTGATAATTTTGTGCTAACATAAAAGCTGTTATAGGATTTGCTTGCAATGCTGTAACAGCGCCACTCAATACAAATAACAATGCTAAATTTTTTATTTTCATTTTGATATCTTTCATAAAGGAAAACTTTTATTACGCTCTACCATGTTATCAAATAGAAAACATTTTGCAAAATCAGTGTGACAGTATGAATAAAAATTTATAAAAAATATGAAAACAGAAATTACAGTCACACAAAATAAAAGATGGTAACATTATATTTCTATAATATTACCATCTTTTATTTAATTATCTCAATAAACTAGGCTGACAATCTTTGCAGATTATAGAGCTGGAAAGAATATTGCTAATTCACGAGCTGCACTTGCTAATGAATCTGAACCATGAGCAGCATTTGCTCCAATGTTTGCACCGTACAATGCACGAACTGTGCCTGCAGCTGCATCTTTTGGATTTGTTGCACCCATAAGATCTCTCCATGCCAATACTGCATTCTCTTTTTCAAGAGCAAGAATAATGATAGGAGAAGCCATCATCGCAGCAACCATTTCACCAAAGAATGATCGTGCGCTGTGTTCTTTGTATAATTCATTTGCTTGTTCTTGGCTCATGTTGATTTTATGCATACCAACAATGTTGAACCCAGCAGCTTCAATCATATCAATAATTTTACCAGCGTTTTTTGCTGCAACAGCATCTGGCTTAATAATTGCAAAAGTACGTTCCATATTAGTCCTTTTTAACTGTAGCTTTTTTAGCTTTAACAACTTCTTCTGTCTTAGCTTTTTTGTCTACAGCAACATCAGCTGCACCAGACATATGTCTTTCAAGTTCTAGTTGGAAAGCAGATTTTGCTTTTGAACCTTCGTTTGAATGTGTAGATGATGAGAATGATTGAGATTCTTTTTTAGGAGCTGTAGCTGCTTTTTTCTTAGGAGCTGCTGCTGAAGAAGTAGTTGTTGAAGTTGCAGGAGCTGCAGCTTCTTTCTTTTCTACTTTTTTAGGAGCTTCAAGAGAAAGACTTAAACCAAGCTTACGCTCTTCAGCGCTTGCATTGATTACGCGTAATTCTTTTTCTTGTCCAGCTTTTACAGGCTCATCTTTTTGCTCAAGTAATTCTGAGTTGTAAATTAAACCTTCGATTCCTGTTGCAAGTTTAACAAAAGCACCATAGTTAGTGATTTTTGTTACAGTCCCTTTAACAATAGAATCTACAGGGTAATCTGCTTCAACAGTTTTCCATGGATCTTGTTTCAATTGTTTGATACCAAGAGCTACTTTTTTGCTATCTTCATCAATAGAGATAATAACAGCTTCGATCTTGTCACCACGTTTGTACAAGTCACCTGGATGTTCAATGTGTTCTGTCCATGAAAGGTCAGAAACGTGAACTAAACCATCAACACCTGGCATTAATTGAACGAAAATACCAAAGTCAGTAACATTGCTAATTACGCCTTTGATCGTTTGCCCAGCTTTAAAATCTTCGCCAACTGCTGTCCAAGGATTTTTTTCTAATTGCTTGATACTTAGAGACATTCTACGGTTGTCAACATCAAGAGAAACAACTAATGCTTCTAACTCTTGTCCAACTGTAAATCTATCTTGTAAGTTAGAAATTCTGTCTGTCCAAGAAATTTCTGAAATATGAATTAAACCTTCTACGCCTTTTTGTATTTCAACAAAAACGCCATAGTCAGTAATACTTGCAACTTTACCTTTAACACGGCTGCCCACTTGTACAGCTGCATCAAGACTTTGCCATGGATTTTTATCCATTTGTTTCATACCAAGAGAAACTTTGAAGTTTTCTTTGTCGATAGAAAGTACTTTAACAGAAATTGTTTCACCAATTTTAACAATTTCGCTTGGGTGAGAGATTCTGCCCCATGTCATATCAGTGATATGCAATAAGCCATCTACGCCGCCAACGTCGATAAACACACCGTAGTTAGTGATGTTTTTAACAACGCCTTCAATAACTTTACCAACTTCAAGAGATCCAAGAACAACTTTTCTTGATTCATCACGACGTTCAGCAAGGAATTTACGACGAGAAATGATGATATTTCCACGTTTTTTGTTAATTTTGATAATTTCTGCAGTAACCATTTGACCAACATATTGATCAAAGTCAGTTACACGATGTAAATCAACTTGTGAACCAGGAAGGAACGCAGGAATACCAACGTCAACACTAAGACCGCCTTTAACCTTGTGAAGAACCATACCTTCAACTGGCAAGCCAGCTTCTTGTAATTTAGCGATTCTGTCCCAAGCTTTAACAGCTTTAGCTTGTTCGTAAGATAGAACAACATCACCATTAACGTTTTCGATTTCGTCAATCATAACTTCGATGTCAGATCCAACAGACAAAGCTTTTAATTCATGTTCAGGAAACTCGTAAGCAGGAATAAATCCGTTTGATTTGTAGTCGATATCAACTAAGACACCGCTACCATCAACTTCAAGAATTTTACCTGTAATTAATTGACCTGTAGAGAATTTTCCAACAGTGCCATCATACAGTTCTTGCATATCTTTAAGTTGCTCTGCACTTAAAGTAAAGCCTTGATCTGCGACGACTTCAGCACGAGCAAATTGCTTCGGCTTAATAAACTCTTTTGACATAGCGCTCCCAATACAGTTTTTTATCTATCTAAAAAACTGAAAAAATGTAAGAAAAATAGTAGTATCACTTTTTAATTTAACAGATTATTTTTGACTAAGCAAATCACACTTTTTTTTCTAAATATGATTTTATTCCCTTTTGTAAAGCCATTAAAGACAGCATCCCGCACTGCATGCGCTTTAAGCCAAGTTGCATGTTTAACAACTGCTCTACCAGGGTGTCATCAAGCTCTAAAAGTTGTTCTAATTTCTTATCAAGAGCAAATTCTGTCAACTTTGATGCCATCGCAACACTTAAAACACAACCCTTACCCTGAAAAGCTATTTTAGTTATTTTGCTCTCATGAACAAGCGCGCATATTGTCACACTATCGCCACACGATGGGTTATACATTGGTGAAATAAAATCAAAAGATTCAAAAAGCCCAAAATTTCTTGGACTTTGATAATGATCAAGCAATTCTTGCTCGTATAAATTTTGCATACTCATCTAAAAACCCCTCATTGCTTACAAGGCAAATGCATTCTCAAGGAGAAAACATAAAGCCTTGATTTTATTCATCCCCAGTCAGTACAGTATAGTAAATTTTATTACAAAAAGGATGTCTTCTATGAAACAAAAAAACAAATTAATGCTCTTTCTTTCTTGCGGAATACTTATTTTTCAGACAGCAATTTGCTCAGATCTTGACACTCAAGAACAATACGCTCAAGATGAAATAATGTTAACTAGAAACTTTAAGCCGATTACTCAACTCGATGGTAACGAATATTCAAATTTATCCCATGTAAATGAGTTGATTAGTATAAACAACAGAAGAGATTCAGTAGATCTTACGACTGCTATACAATCAGCATCAATTGAAATACTAAAACTAGAATCACTCAATAAAGTAAGAGAAACTCTCTTAACAAGCTACCTGAATAGCAATGAAGTTATTGCACCTTTTTCTATGATTGAAGAAAAATCAAACATTAAGAAAATTGAGCAAGAAAAAATTAAACAAAATTTAGCTTATAAAAATATTGTATCAGGAGGCATTGGAATCACATCTCTAGGAGCTTCAATTTATGTTGGTAAAGTAACAGAGTCATTATTAAAGTCGGAAAAGAGAGTCTTTGGGTTTGACGACTTACTTGCAGCAAGTGCTGCACAATCAATTTGGCAAGCTGTTATTCCTACAGCATTTACTGCTATTGTTGGCTATATTGCTTGGAGGCAAGTTGATTATTATTTACATGCAGAAGAAAGAGCTCGTTTAGCTATTATGCAAGACAAAATGGACTCTGCGGACAAAAGAATAACACGAGAATTTACAACAGCTGTCAATAATCTTCGCAAAGACGTCAACTCAAAAGATTTAGAACTCAATAAACAGATATACAAAGGGCTTTCTAAGTGTGATAAAAAACTAGATGAGGCATTAAAGTACCTTAATGAAAGTAATTTTAGACAAGACGAGCAAATTAAAGCAATTGTACATGAGCAACATGAACATACAGATGATATAAATCAAATAATAAGCTTACAAGCAAGCGCTATTCAAGACCATATCAATACAAACAGAGATGTTGTCAATAAATTAGTAGCCAAAATAACGGCTCTGGATTTATATGTTTCACAACTTCAACAAACAAATCATGAAATGGCAGAAAAACAATTATTAATGCTGCCTATGATGGAACGCATTAAAACTATGATAGAAAAAGACTGGTTTGAAGACTTAAAAAATATCTATATCCCAAGTGATTCAAGCGAAGAGCACAAAGATGAAAATCCATCCGCATCACCAAAAGCTTCAATGCAAAAAGCGCCAACTCCTTTAAGCGCAACATCCAGAACTTCAACTCCGACAGTTACAGTAAAAAATCCAACTCATCAAACTCATGTAATAAAACCTCAACCTCAAAAATCAAAAACTAATAGCGACGGATACCATTATGGTATATTTGAGATACTGTATGGTAAAAAAAATAAATAAATTTAAAAGGCCTTGATATTTTTGTATCAAGGCCTTTTAAATTTATTTATGCTCAAAAACTACAAAGTCAAATCAACTATATTTTTGATCAAAGGTGTAATAGATTTCACATGAATACGCTCATGATTAATTTGATGAGCTGGCGGAGTTGAGTTAGTACAAAATAATACTTTAACTCCTAGTGCCCACAAATCGTTCCACGCAACTCCATGAAAAAAAGCATGCGTCACAAAAATAACTATCTCTTCAACCCCCATTAATTTTAATGCCATACAAGTTTGTATTAAAGTCTGCCCAGAGTCTAAAATATCATCATATACCATAACTTTTTTACCAATCTTTCCTTGAAAATCATGCATAGTAAGCTCTTGAAAATTTCTTTTTTTCAAAAAAAAACCATACGAAACATGCGGAAAAAAATCATAAATCCAAGTAGATCTTTTAATAGCTCCGGCATCAGGATAAACAAAAGTAAATCCAAGTGAAACATACCGAGCCATATCATGAATAAATAGCTGTTCTGATGTTTGAACCAAAACAGGAACGGTTGCCTGTAACAACTGATCATAATTATGGGCCTCTATAGTTACAACTCTACAAACCCCCGTACTCAATAAAAGCGCATCAGCCCACACAAAGCCGTGAGATAGACCAACGTTATAAAGATCTTGTCGCTGATAGCCTAAGTACGGCGCATACAAGGTAACTGAAGATGCTTTTCCTTGAATTAAAGCATGCAATAATAGCAACAGAGTTAAAGACTGTTCTAGCGGAGCTGTAAGTGATCCAATAACAATGCATTTTTTACCTTGTACACTATCAAGCAACTTTACAACAAGTTCTTGATTTTCAAATTGCTGAACTTCATAAAAACAACGGTCAGAAAAACCTGCGGCTAAGTATTCATACTGTTCTTGTAGAAATAACATACAACCTTTCTTGCAAAAAAGGCCTAAGAATCTGAACAACAAACTCTTAGGCCTTTTTTATTATTTTTTATACAAATTAATTCTTAACAGGTAACGTTTCACTTGTATTTTGATCAGTTTCAAATTTTTCTTGAATTTCACTGCAAACTGCTTCTAAAGAATTTTCAATAGCAACAGCTTCTTGTTGCATTATTCTTTGCTGATATAAGCAATATGCAGCACCAGCTAAAATTGCAACACACAACAAGTTCATTAAAAACTTCATACAAACTCCTTCTGCTTTTTTAAATTCGGCCTACTTTGATTTTAACAAGTTTATCACTCGATAAAATCTTTTTAACAGCTTGCTGAACTTGAGCTATCGTTATTTTTTGTAAAACATCGACTTGTTTTTCAAAATAATTAAACGGCAAATTATACTTCTTTAAAAACAAGAATGTCGAAGCTTTTTGCTCATTGCTGTCATACAGAGAATCAAATGAATTAATAAGAGCATTTTTTGCTTCTTGTAGTTCATCTTCTTCTATAGAAAGAATTGCTTCATCAATTTCTTTTTTTATAACTTTTTCAGCTTCTTCTATTCTATCATTTGACACAATTGTTTTAATCAGAATCATACCCGGTTGTTCACTTGCACCATACAATAATGAGCCACCAATGGTATAAAACAAACCAGTTTGTTCACGTAATTTAAATAATCGAGAGCTCATAGAACGAAGCGCACCACCTGTTAAAATTTGATCAAACAACAAAATTTTATCGTAATCTTCATGTAATCTATCAATAGATAGTCCTGCAAAAAGAAGAACAATTTGATCCCGATTAATATACGATGTAATATCTTGTTTTTCAACGGTTGCAAGCCCTGGATAAACCAAATTATCAACAGAGCTTCCCTGCCATTGGCCCAAAGTTTTTTCAACTAACGCTTGAACATTATAATTATTAAGATTTCCCACAAGAGCAATTCGCGCTCCTTGAGGAGATATCATATGCTTGTAATAATCAATACAATCTTGCAATGAAATAGCCGCAAGGCTTTCTTGAGACCCAAGTAACATATTATTAAAAGCATGGTCTTTATAGACAACATTACGAGCCAGCTGAACACTAAATGATGAAGGATTATCCCAGAATTTCTTTAACTGAATTGCTATGCGACCCTTAACCTTATCCAAAGAAATATCTTCAAATGATGCATTGGTAAACATTTCAGTCAATAAAGACAAACCTTTTTCAACATCTTGCTTTAAGAACGTTGTGCTCACATGGCCTGGCGTTACATAAAACGACATGCCATGCGATTCAATTTCATCAGAAAAGCTTTGACCGGGAAAGTTTTTAGTTCCTTCTAAAAGCATTCTACTGACAACATTTCCAAGACCTTGCTTAAGTTGATTGTCGTAGTAATGATTTGCTTTAAGATCAATTTGGCACTCAACAATGTCAACAGTATCATTGTGAAACCACACCAATTCAAGCCCATTAGCAAGAACAACGCTGCCTGGTTTACTGTAATCAAAAGTTTGCTTTTCATTGAGGATAACAGAATGAACATACGATCCATCTTCAACAAGAGTTTCGCGTTGCTTTGCTCCTAAAATTGCTGCATCTTCATCATCAGATTCTTGCTGTAATTTATTCAAGTATGCTATCTGGCGTTCAGGAATCGCAACAACTTCCCCTTGGTTGCGAACAACTTCATGTAAATAATTTGTCGCAAGGTTCTTTATCTCTTCAATCAAAACATTCTGCTCAATATTGCCATATTCAAATGGGTACAAAGGATCTTTAATCGCAAGAAATGATTTTCCAATTGCATAAGCTTGTTTTTGAGTGTCTTCAAGCATTTGTTGATACTCAATTTGAGCAAATCGTTGCGCTCTTTCAACTTCTTTGACGCTTGGACCATCTTGGGCTATAAGATCAATTTCTCGTTGGATATGCTGAATAATTAACTCAATGTCTTTTGCATCTTTTGGATTAAACTCAATAAACAAAACAGCTTGATCAAATAAGTCATAAGAAAACGCGTGAATGCTTACAACAAGTTGTAGTTGATCAACTAAAAGTTTGTACAAACGAGAACCTCTGCCATTTGCAAGCACATAACAGAGCGATTCAACAATAAATTCATTTTTAGTTATAACTCCAGGAATTAAGAATGAAACCGTACAGATTGGTTGCTTAATATCTCTAAATAAACGAATAGACTTGCGTTTTACATCTTCATTTAAGAAAAACTTCTCATTATTCCAACCATTTCCCGCAGGAATATGTGAAAATTCTTTTTCAATTTTTTCATGCACTTCTTCTGGATTAACATCACCAACAATAATCATTACAGCGTTATCAGGTGTATAATGTTTTTTATAAAAAGCTAACAATGTTTCGCGAGTAACACTCCATAAATCTTGCTTATAACCAATAATTGGGTAATGGTAAGGATGCGACTCAAACAGATTGGTAACCATGGTCTCTGCAAGCGTTGCGCCATAGTTATCTTTATACATTTTGAGCTCTTGAATAACAGCTTTAACTTCTGAATTAAGATGCTCTTGCTTGAAAGAACAATTCGTCATACAATCTGACATAATTGGTAAAACTTTATCCCAGTTAGCTACAGGAATATCAAACAAG
This genomic interval from Candidatus Chromulinivorax destructor contains the following:
- the ndk gene encoding nucleoside-diphosphate kinase, with amino-acid sequence MERTFAIIKPDAVAAKNAGKIIDMIEAAGFNIVGMHKINMSQEQANELYKEHSARSFFGEMVAAMMASPIIILALEKENAVLAWRDLMGATNPKDAAAGTVRALYGANIGANAAHGSDSLASAARELAIFFPAL
- a CDS encoding 30S ribosomal protein S1, with translation MSKEFIKPKQFARAEVVADQGFTLSAEQLKDMQELYDGTVGKFSTGQLITGKILEVDGSGVLVDIDYKSNGFIPAYEFPEHELKALSVGSDIEVMIDEIENVNGDVVLSYEQAKAVKAWDRIAKLQEAGLPVEGMVLHKVKGGLSVDVGIPAFLPGSQVDLHRVTDFDQYVGQMVTAEIIKINKKRGNIIISRRKFLAERRDESRKVVLGSLEVGKVIEGVVKNITNYGVFIDVGGVDGLLHITDMTWGRISHPSEIVKIGETISVKVLSIDKENFKVSLGMKQMDKNPWQSLDAAVQVGSRVKGKVASITDYGVFVEIQKGVEGLIHISEISWTDRISNLQDRFTVGQELEALVVSLDVDNRRMSLSIKQLEKNPWTAVGEDFKAGQTIKGVISNVTDFGIFVQLMPGVDGLVHVSDLSWTEHIEHPGDLYKRGDKIEAVIISIDEDSKKVALGIKQLKQDPWKTVEADYPVDSIVKGTVTKITNYGAFVKLATGIEGLIYNSELLEQKDEPVKAGQEKELRVINASAEERKLGLSLSLEAPKKVEKKEAAAPATSTTTSSAAAPKKKAATAPKKESQSFSSSTHSNEGSKAKSAFQLELERHMSGAADVAVDKKAKTEEVVKAKKATVKKD
- a CDS encoding iron-sulfur cluster assembly scaffold protein codes for the protein MSMQNLYEQELLDHYQSPRNFGLFESFDFISPMYNPSCGDSVTICALVHESKITKIAFQGKGCVLSVAMASKLTEFALDKKLEQLLELDDTLVEQLLNMQLGLKRMQCGMLSLMALQKGIKSYLEKKV
- the prs gene encoding ribose-phosphate diphosphokinase, whose product is MLFLQEQYEYLAAGFSDRCFYEVQQFENQELVVKLLDSVQGKKCIVIGSLTAPLEQSLTLLLLLHALIQGKASSVTLYAPYLGYQRQDLYNVGLSHGFVWADALLLSTGVCRVVTIEAHNYDQLLQATVPVLVQTSEQLFIHDMARYVSLGFTFVYPDAGAIKRSTWIYDFFPHVSYGFFLKKRNFQELTMHDFQGKIGKKVMVYDDILDSGQTLIQTCMALKLMGVEEIVIFVTHAFFHGVAWNDLWALGVKVLFCTNSTPPAHQINHERIHVKSITPLIKNIVDLTL
- a CDS encoding M16 family metallopeptidase, with product MQNKRVIQSSLSNGLTILVCPKKGAEKVSIQLWYNVGSKHEKSGEKGIAHFIEHMIFKGTTTLTESDINLVVSKLSGSCNAFTSYDYTGYLFDIPVANWDKVLPIMSDCMTNCSFKQEHLNSEVKAVIQELKMYKDNYGATLAETMVTNLFESHPYHYPIIGYKQDLWSVTRETLLAFYKKHYTPDNAVMIIVGDVNPEEVHEKIEKEFSHIPAGNGWNNEKFFLNEDVKRKSIRLFRDIKQPICTVSFLIPGVITKNEFIVESLCYVLANGRGSRLYKLLVDQLQLVVSIHAFSYDLFDQAVLFIEFNPKDAKDIELIIQHIQREIDLIAQDGPSVKEVERAQRFAQIEYQQMLEDTQKQAYAIGKSFLAIKDPLYPFEYGNIEQNVLIEEIKNLATNYLHEVVRNQGEVVAIPERQIAYLNKLQQESDDEDAAILGAKQRETLVEDGSYVHSVILNEKQTFDYSKPGSVVLANGLELVWFHNDTVDIVECQIDLKANHYYDNQLKQGLGNVVSRMLLEGTKNFPGQSFSDEIESHGMSFYVTPGHVSTTFLKQDVEKGLSLLTEMFTNASFEDISLDKVKGRIAIQLKKFWDNPSSFSVQLARNVVYKDHAFNNMLLGSQESLAAISLQDCIDYYKHMISPQGARIALVGNLNNYNVQALVEKTLGQWQGSSVDNLVYPGLATVEKQDITSYINRDQIVLLFAGLSIDRLHEDYDKILLFDQILTGGALRSMSSRLFKLREQTGLFYTIGGSLLYGASEQPGMILIKTIVSNDRIEEAEKVIKKEIDEAILSIEEDELQEAKNALINSFDSLYDSNEQKASTFLFLKKYNLPFNYFEKQVDVLQKITIAQVQQAVKKILSSDKLVKIKVGRI